In Phycisphaeraceae bacterium, the genomic stretch TTTCGAAATCGCACATGAGGAAATGTACGGAGAGTTCTTTGACATCCCTGAGCCGGAAGACCTTGTCATGATCAGTTGGTTTGAAGGAGGGGATGTATTCCGCAGTGGTTGCACATGGAGGCGTGGAAAAGGCAAGGTGTTTTACTTTCGACCCGGCCATGAGACGTTTCCCACATACCATGACGCCAATGTCCAGAAAGTCATCGCCAATGCCGTGAAGTGGTGTACCCCGACCGTGGGCAGCCCGTACAGCCTTGCGGCTCCCAACAGTAAAGTACCACTGAATCCGATTCGCGCGACGCATGCCGTGGACGAGACGATTCATAAGCATTAATTCTCTCACCGTTGTGCGGCCATGATGATTGATGACTTGAATTTGTTTAGGTAAGCATCGAGACACGCCACTATGGAGTTGGTCGCACAGATTCAGCGATTGCAGAAGATTTATCGCAAAGGAGCCGAAGCCCCGGAAGTGTTCGCATTGCGCGGTATTGATCTAGATATACCGCGTGGACAGTATCTGGCGATCATGGGTCCTTCCGGCAGCGGCAAAAGCACACTGATGAACATCATCGGTTGTCTTGATCGCCCGACATCCGGTCGATATCTGCTCGACGGCGAAGACGTCGCAGGTATGAGCGATACGCAGATCAGTCGCGTCCGTGGTAAGCGGTTAGGCTTTGTTTTCCAAGCGTTCAATTTAATTCCACAATTGACGGTACTCGACAATGTGGAAGTGCCCTTGTTTTATCAAGGTGTGCCGCATGATGAACGGGTACATCGAGCACGGGCTGCCATCGCAAGAGTCGGTCTGCATGAGAGGGGAGATCATCGGCCATCGGAGCTCAGCGGAGGGCAGCAACAGCGCGTCGCCATCGCAAGGGCACTGGTCAATGAACCGAGCTTGCTTCTGGCTGATGAGCCAACAGGTAATCTTGATTCCACGACGGGCAAACAGGTGTTGGAACTTTTTGACGGTCTTCACCAGCAAGGGTTGACGATCATCATGGTCACGCATGACGAATCCGTTGCCGAGCGGTGTCAGCGTGTGGTGCGTCTCAGAGACGGTCGAATCGACCGG encodes the following:
- a CDS encoding ABC transporter ATP-binding protein translates to MELVAQIQRLQKIYRKGAEAPEVFALRGIDLDIPRGQYLAIMGPSGSGKSTLMNIIGCLDRPTSGRYLLDGEDVAGMSDTQISRVRGKRLGFVFQAFNLIPQLTVLDNVEVPLFYQGVPHDERVHRARAAIARVGLHERGDHRPSELSGGQQQRVAIARALVNEPSLLLADEPTGNLDSTTGKQVLELFDGLHQQGLTIIMVTHDESVAERCQRVVRLRDGRIDRDELNLKN